The DNA sequence ttagtgtCTTGAAGAGCAGGTTACCCGACTAGTAATGAGGACCCTGCTTTAGAAGTGTTAGTGCACGAATATCTGTAAACACATCCTTTTCTATCTTTTATCTAAGCGGGGTGGGGCGAACTGTCCGTCTAGTGAAACAGGACTTTAAAGCCAGTAACATTCAAGTCTTGCATCTCACGATGAACGACTGTGAAATCCCTCTGCTCCAAGCCTTCAAATCGTCCTCCCTTCAGCTGTCCTGGTAAGCACACCTGAAAGGTGTCCCTCCACAACGTCTCTGCCTGTTCTCACCTCCGCTGTCCGTCTGTCCTCCTGATGCACAccccgtgcgtgcgtgtggccCATCTGGGACACGTGTCCTGAACCCTTCACGCACAGTTTGCGGGTCTTTGAATGAGGAGttaaaaaaagggggggaaagggaggaagaaagTTGCGTCGTTTCCATGGAGACCCACGGGTCAGTGTGCCGGATCACGAGCAGTCGTCAAATCTTCCAGAAGATTCTTTTCCTGTAAAGGACGTAGGAGATGAGGACCCATATGGACGTGGCCACCAGGTTCTGGATCAGGTGCTCGGCGTGCGACTGGCTGTCTCTCATCTTCCAGCGGAAGGGAAAGTAGCCCTCAAACACCTCATGGCCCACGTACACCAGGATGGAGTTCATCCCTTAGAACACAGAGGTCAAAAACATAAGGTCAGGGAGGTCCATTTGTGCGTTTTGCTATTTGGTTAACTCCATTAAAATGGAAGCAATTCTCTCATCTCCTTCACAAGCTTCTGGACAGCACAGTTAAGGTGTAAAAATAACATTATCTTGACCAGGCCAATCCAAGCCAAATTGTCTTGACCAGGCATTGTAACCCTGACTACACGGTGAAACTTAAATCTGAATTTCTTAATATCATAGCAGTAGtcaaacatatttaatatactcttatgattttgtttctttgactGTTCACATCCACTGTCTGTTCAGATGGTCTTTCTTCGTGGTTCTCACAGTGGTTTGTATAAATTCACAACAGACCCGACGCCTACATGGTCTTGCAGACATGCTGTTGTGTGCGTCTCTGGCTCAGTTTTGGACAGCTTTGTCCACATAACCCAGCCAAAACAAACCTTCGTCTTCGGGGATCCACTTCCCGACACTTCTGACTGGTCTCTTTAAGGACTCTGTGGTTGTGGAGAGGACGGCAGACACTAGGGTACTGCAGAACGGCACCTGCCAGATGTGTGAGGGCGTGTCCAGCTGTGGCAGGTGTGCTCACCTGGGTAGACGAGGGGCGTGCCGCTCCACCATCTCCTCACGTCCACCACGTAGTACGCCACCAGCAGGAGCACGAAGGCAAAGCAGCTCAGCGTGGTCACATACGACAGAGACCTGCACCGGTAACACAGCCTGACCTTAAAACGCTTGTAAAACACACCGACCACAGAACGCTTGTCAAACACAGATAACTTTAGActcatgaacaaacaaaaaaaagcatccTAAATGATTTAAATACTAAATTAATATAAAAGGTCACAATAACTGGGGTGGTTATCAAATTGCGTTATTCCAGTGAACGACGGCTGTGGTCGTTGTAGTAGTGAGACCACCATTTCATTGGTATTTATtcctgagtgtgagtgagtgtggctGGGCATGGCTTACCACAGGTTCTTGTTAATGGGGATGTAGCCGTGGTTTGTGGAGCATTTGGTCAGAATGGCAGAGATGACCCCCTACAGGGAGAAGAACAACACTCACTACAGGGACTAAGACACCACAGCACCGGTGTGATTCTTCCAACCATGACGGCTCACTGTCTACTTCATCTTTAGGCCCAGTGCGGTAGCGAGTGCACATAACGGCCAGCTGGGGGCGCCCTTTCCCTTCcttatgtttgtatttctttgaTAATGGAATTTCAAATGCCTCATTACAGATTGCGAACGCACACAAGTTACATGACATTTGAAAAATCATTCTGGAAACCTCTGTTTAAtccagttacatttacattttccaatttgcatttacatttaaatgaagcCAATCACCAAGCATCAAAATCTGGCAGGCGCGAATGTCATTAATGAGGTTCCATTTTCATTCGGAGCCAAAACTTGCGTACCAGACGGGgacatttacattcaaatacATAAATCCACCATcgttttacatattttcattgGAATTTGATACGTTTCCATGACTACAGTCACTACAATAATACTCACCAGAACAAATCCCCATATGAGGAAACGCATTATTATCCGTCTGTGCTGGTCCCGGTagtgaagaagaatctttccagcctaaacacacacctgacaaTTCAGTCATACTGGAACAGTTTCTATGCACTGTGTGTCCTGACCTGTCCAAACTGTGTCACACAAGGGGTGTCTTATGCCTATTGCAGCCTTACACAGTACAGAGACACTCTACAAGAGGAGGAGACTCAGAACAATAATGTTAGTGATCGACTACTCTGGTCTGACCTGGAGGCCCAAGAATGCCATCAGTACAGAGTTAATACTGCCAAGAATTCCCTCTGGATCATAGGGCACTATGGTCTGGTacaccacctgagagagagagagagcgagagagagttgTAATCTCAGGTCTCTGAAGTGTCTGAACGACACCTGCAGTGTTTCTCTTGTCCTGTGGTTCAAAAGGTCACAGGTTCAACCCCAGAGAACAGCTGCTGCCGTCACTGTAGCTGTAGCTGgtcgcgtgcgtgcgtgcgagcgagcgTGCGTGCCCGTGAGGAAGGGGTCTGGTAAATATGACTCTCTCCAAGCAGCCAGCGGTCGATGTAGCCTGCAGCCCCTCCAGTGCAGTTAGGGTGAAGGCCAACGTCCCCGATGCCACCAGGGCCCAAATACCctctgaggacacacacacacacacacacacacacacacacacacacacacacacacgtatttgcatgttttattttattttctctcatgtACGGGAGGTTTGATAGTAAATTCATGTTTCTGCAGATTCGTGGAGACGAATGTGTGAAATGGAGGCGTTTCCGCGGGAACGTCCCAGTTCTTCTTTCTGTTGGTAAAAAGCTCATTTGAGTGAGAACAGGAATGATTAGTCCACGTCCCTGGACCCCAcacccctgtctcctgtgtgtgtgtgtgtgtgtcaagttCTGGTAGGTTCTGGTCCAACTGGTTGCGTTCAAAACATCTGATCTGTGTccaagcacaacacacacacacacacacacacacacacacacacacacacacacacacacacacttgccttcCTGACCTGAGTTTAACCCTCATTAAGACGTCGCCCCCATACCTCGGGCAACCGGGCACAGGCAGCAAGAAGGTCAGACACAGCCAGAGCGTTTCCATGACGACCACAAGTGCCCACACAGGCCAGCAGAAGAGGATGTCGTGCACGGTGTACCACCAGGTCTCCTACAGGGGCAGATTCActtcagaacacacaccacgTCTGCGTGGGCGGGGCTCGGAGTCTGTGTGGCCCCGGGGGGGCTGGCTCACTCACTGTAGGTGTGGAGGCCGGACGGAGGCGGGACACCAAGACGTCCATCACAGCTACGACCAGGTAGGTGAAGGCCAGACGCTGCAGTACGCCAGGGATACGCAAGGAGTCCCAGGAcactgcagagagacacacacacgcacaattaTTTAAATCCATCCATCACTTGAAGTCACATGAGTGTGACAGGGACTCACATTGCCCAGCACAGTAGTTGGGGTTGATGATGAAGACTCCGATGAGGAAGAGCTGAACACTCCTCCAGCAGATCTTCCACAGAAGATGGGAACACCTGGCACCCCGATGAAGAGCGCCACtcacggagagagagacggacgtACCCATGATGAAGACAAACCTGTAGGAGAGACGGACGCACACAAACTGCACTCTCAGATCACAACGCCTCATGTGCTTACGTTAGCGATGAttttatacacagacaataaacatgtttgtttgaAGACAGGGTCACATGACCTTACCAGGGGAAGACCAGGTCAGCGACAGTCAGTCCTGCGGAGGAAACGCATCACAGTCACACTCAAAGCTTGCATATGCAGCCCACATGAAACATCTCCAACAAATCAGAGAGGCCAAATCTGACCTGAGAACAGTCTGAGACTCACCGTTCCAGCTTTCGTGTCTGAAGAACCAGTAGCGTCCCCCTCCGTAGTTCACAAACACCATGACAACCAGGGCCAGCCTAGTGGGCACAGCAGCACGGGCACATTCCGAACAATCAGACACCCGCCCCACACATACGCTTCCGACCAATCAGACACACCATCACCCACAGACACTTCCAACGCTACGACCAGACAACCCAGTCTAACGTCACTACTTCACAACCTTCAGAAACATTCTTAACAACATTTACACATGACAAACGCAGAGGGAAAGTTTTACGTGACGCAGTTTGTAACGGGGGTGACGGCGCAGGTCCAGAGCCTGTAACGGGGGGGTGATGGCATGCGCTCTGgtgtagaaacacacactgacagacacatcAAGAGTCAGGAAGGTCTGTCTAACtggtatgagagagagagagagagagatccctcACCCTCGGAAGGTGTCTAGAGAGTGAAGTCTTCGTCCAGAGCTGGTAGGGATGTTCACCTCAGTCAAGGACTCCTCACTCCGCCCGGGGGTACCGAGTTCCTACCACACACACGACAAAATGCATATATGAGCCAACACTAATGAAGCTGAATAAGCAATATGAAAAATCAAAAATaggatgtgggtgtggttaAACATGGAAGTATGAAGAAACTTAAAAAGCTGGATATAGCATATAGGATAGAGAGTGTAAGTGCCAAACcccaaatgaatgaatgaatgaatgaatgatgaaaGTGTGAATGAAATGATGAATACAGAAAGTCTCTCACGGAGTTGATGAGTCTATCAGCCTCCAGGGTGCTCCCAAACCGATGGAGGAAGTTCCTCACAGAGTCCAGCCTGCAGGGAGagacaaacaaccaaacacacacacacacacacagtgactccTCCAACAACCCACTTTACtatcattttttgtttatggGAGTAGAACCCCCACACCTCTCGCTCCAACCCCGTTACCCTCCAGAACCCCtgcaaccccctccccctcggGGGGGGGCGGTTCTTACCCCATGACAGTGTTCCAAATGGCAGCCAGCACATAGAAACCAGCAAACGTGATGAAAGCCAGCAGGATGgctgaaaaaagacagaaatgtctcagacgtgtgtgtgtgtacgcaggtGTTTTGCTGCAGAAGCTCAATTTTGATGTTATATAATGATGTTGTTTAGCATAATACGATGCATGTGACGAAAGGTAAAAACTAACCCTAGATAAACAGTTACCTTTTTTAATATAGAATTTCTCTCATTATATAAGCACTTTGCTCACACAGTTGATGAAggatctgtttctctgtctgaaacgttctgtttctgtggaaactgtactttactacaaatGTTGactatctctacatctctcacagtacagtacagttactcacctagcgagattatatatatagtgacacagacatacacatacacagaacttTGACAACATCGCGTCATTTGTGCAAGCTGATGAAGGCAACTGCCCTTTGATGAGGACGCCGCCGTTTCCAGCACACAGCCAGACTCACGCAGGTAGCTGTTCACCGGCTCCGTCTCCGTGATCATGGTGCAGTTGGCCTGGGCGGGGTCATTCAGACTCTTCACCCACAGAGAATAGTTCCCGTGTTCCCCAAAGTGGAAATGCACTCTGCCGTAGGGTGTAAGGAAGAAGGGGCAAACGTGGGTTAGTCTCCAGCGCTTCGTGCTGTCGGCTGGAGAACGAAGTTACAGGGAACCTGCAGCAGCACGCCACGATACACAAAcgggtgcacacacacgcgcgcacacacacacacacacacacacacacacacacacacacgccgtgCCGGATACCTGCAGAGCTCGGAGTTCCCTGGGGTGCTGTTTAGCTGCAGGGTAAGCGCGTGCTGGGTGCCCACGGTGAAGCTCGCCGTGGTCGGTACGCCTGGCCCCGGGGCGGCGGGCACGAGTCCCACGGGCTGCGGCAAACACTGGGGTAGAAAGAGCACGCACGCTAGCCACGAGAAAAGCGTAGCAGCgataaccatggcaacagagagAGGCGTGCGGGGCGGCCACCTGATAGCAGCGGTCGGAGAGCGCCGACAGCAACAGGTCCGTGTCCACTTCGTTCATCACGGAAACGGCCGCCTCGTCCATCTTCAGCGCGGGAGCCCTGCGCCGGGCTCGGGAGGCTGAGGGGCAAAATCACGTCTTTAAGACCCGTTTGAACGTAAAGAAGGCTCGCGCCAACGCACCTTTCCGGTGGATGGATTGACGTCAAACATCAGCGCGCTGGCTGGTTCGCTCGGTTACAGAACGGATTATCTTTCAGGGTTTGTTTTGACAAGAATACCGTAAATAtcaaaaccctttttttttcgGCATAGGGAGACTCAGTTTACGTCATCCGGCCACCCGTCACGTTCTCCTGGAGTGTGGGGCACGTGACGCCACCGCACTCGCCCCTTCCTCGGCGTTCTTCCAGAAGCGCGTAGGAAAAGCTGCACAAACCGTTAGCACGCTAAATAACCACACCGCGTTTCAATATTGAGATCAACATCAATGACGCTTCGCTAgctagaaagtgtgtgtgtgtgtgtgtgtaatctttGCTAGAGGGTGGGGCACCGTGATTCacagctctctcactcacacacagccaacgTTAGTTACTTACACGGGCCATCTGCGGTGAGAGGTGCTACGCAGACGCCCAGTAGTACCACCAGCACGGCCGGAAGAATCGAGCGGTGCTGTGTTGGAGAGGCCATGTCCTCAGCTACCTGCACCTTCTCCCGGTTTTCCTCCGTAGATTCCAGTGTTTTCCCTTTCTCGTGACAGGCGCGTCCGACTCCTCCCTCAGTAGTGGAAGCGACGAGGGACAATCGGCACAGCGCCTGACAACACCCCGAAGACTACTGCGGTTCTGCAGCACTGATATACTGATGTTTTAGACGGCAGCATAAAACTGTTTAATCAAATGTTTATGACTATGCAAACTTTTGCTGtctgctttaaaatgttaagatgACCCTGAATATCGCTGTGAGGAAAAGGATCACGTTTATCTAGTGTAGTGTCCGAAAATAACGAACACCACGCGAGTGGCCAAGAAAGAACCGAACGAGAGTTCAAACAGATTTATTCGAAATTAAATGACAGCAGTGCTAATTTACGGgattggatgtgtgtgtcatagACAGGCATGGCAGGTAGTAAGctttgttactgtgtgtgtgtttgtatcatAGATAGTAATGTAGGCTACTAACtgccatgcctgtgtgtgtgcacgtgtgtcatAGACAGTAATGTAGGCTATTACCtgccatgcctgtgtgtgtgtgtgtgtgtgtgtgtgtgtttgtgtgtcatagaCAGTAATGTAGGCTACTACCtgccatgcctgtgtgtgtgtttgtgtgtgtgtgtgtttgtgtgtcatagaCAGTAATGTAGGCTACTACCtgccatgcctgtgtgtgtgtgtgtgtgtgtgtgtgtgtgtgtgtgtgtttgtgtgtcatagaCAGTAATGTAGGCTACTACCtgccatgcctgtgtgtgtgtgtgtgtgtttgtgtgtcatagaCAGTAATGTAGGCTACTACCTgccacgcctgtgtgtgtgtgtg is a window from the Electrophorus electricus isolate fEleEle1 chromosome 9, fEleEle1.pri, whole genome shotgun sequence genome containing:
- the hgsnat gene encoding heparan-alpha-glucosaminide N-acetyltransferase, which gives rise to MASPTQHRSILPAVLVVLLGVCVAPLTADGPSSRARRRAPALKMDEAAVSVMNEVDTDLLLSALSDRCYQCLPQPVGLVPAAPGPGVPTTASFTVGTQHALTLQLNSTPGNSELCRVHFHFGEHGNYSLWVKSLNDPAQANCTMITETEPVNSYLPILLAFITFAGFYVLAAIWNTVMGLDSVRNFLHRFGSTLEADRLINSELGTPGRSEESLTEVNIPTSSGRRLHSLDTFRGLALVVMVFVNYGGGRYWFFRHESWNGLTVADLVFPWFVFIMGTSVSLSVSGALHRGARCSHLLWKICWRSVQLFLIGVFIINPNYCAGQLSWDSLRIPGVLQRLAFTYLVVAVMDVLVSRLRPASTPTETWWYTVHDILFCWPVWALVVVMETLWLCLTFLLPVPGCPRGYLGPGGIGDVGLHPNCTGGAAGYIDRWLLGESHIYQTPSSRVVYQTIVPYDPEGILGSINSVLMAFLGLQAGKILLHYRDQHRRIIMRFLIWGFVLGVISAILTKCSTNHGYIPINKNLWSLSYVTTLSCFAFVLLLVAYYVVDVRRWWSGTPLVYPGMNSILVYVGHEVFEGYFPFRWKMRDSQSHAEHLIQNLVATSIWVLISYVLYRKRIFWKI